From a region of the Chitinophaga caseinilytica genome:
- a CDS encoding tetratricopeptide repeat-containing sensor histidine kinase: MKRRQRSLLILLILAISTPRAKAQSFPRDSLHTAQLIATAENFFTESRYDSALHYCNLAEAFSRRKNYRAGMAYAIIERTDVLIDKGDLEKAETEARRAQAIGQQLGRQQILAITQMQLAQVRMYDKRYDEAIPFFEKSVGWFAAHPSRYAALAYNDFGYTWGMKGDMKNKAECLLRAAGIYETLGEGYDGEKAATYNNLATLYYELKQKDKTIEYALKSIACREKTGDIARLSLGCCNLSQFYIGVNNDEALRYQQRGLQYALQTGDTARIVHAYVTASLVASARKDPASAIRHELKAIELLERSGKDPIMLSRRYIAAGMASMKTDSSQTAAWFHKAQLLAAARNDKYNLRDLYYQRALFYRDRQDYERAYQNYNLHIAYRDSIIKDRTASDIAELETKYETEKKDHLIAQLHAERKIKALQLEKQAALLAGNRLEAEKKQQEIDLLSREKALQREQLERQELLAKSTRQQLELAEKEQQLQERQLKNSRTTRNFLLAGLLLLCIIGYFSFNRYQLKRKIREQETLLAVRNNIAQDLHDEIGSTLTSIRILSEVSGKSIEKDKGKTLNYIHSISEQSNAAQQGISDIVWAIKPENDKLENMVARMREYAAQTLESKQVRTDIHINEQLLGTGLNMQQRRDFFLIYKEAVNNIAKYAGASVVTVDIRTEGRSLVLRIADNGAGFDTTAHKSTSGLQNMQSRARALHGTLGIDSAPGSGTTILLKIPIT, from the coding sequence ATGAAACGCCGGCAGCGATCCTTACTGATCTTGCTCATACTCGCGATTTCGACTCCCCGGGCGAAGGCGCAATCCTTCCCCCGAGATTCCCTTCACACCGCGCAACTGATCGCCACCGCAGAAAACTTTTTCACCGAATCCCGGTACGATTCCGCACTGCATTACTGCAACCTGGCCGAAGCGTTCAGTCGCCGGAAGAATTACCGCGCGGGCATGGCGTACGCCATCATCGAGCGGACGGACGTGCTGATCGACAAAGGCGACCTGGAAAAGGCCGAAACCGAGGCCCGGCGCGCGCAGGCGATCGGCCAGCAGCTGGGGCGGCAGCAGATCCTGGCGATTACGCAGATGCAGCTGGCGCAGGTCAGGATGTACGACAAGCGGTACGATGAAGCGATCCCCTTTTTCGAGAAGAGCGTCGGCTGGTTCGCGGCGCATCCGTCGCGCTACGCCGCGCTGGCGTATAACGATTTCGGGTACACCTGGGGCATGAAAGGCGACATGAAGAACAAAGCGGAATGCCTCCTGCGCGCGGCGGGAATTTATGAAACGCTCGGCGAAGGGTACGATGGCGAGAAAGCCGCCACCTACAACAACCTCGCTACCTTGTATTATGAATTGAAGCAAAAGGACAAAACGATCGAATACGCCCTGAAATCCATCGCCTGCCGGGAAAAAACGGGCGACATCGCGCGGCTGTCTTTGGGATGCTGCAACCTCAGCCAGTTCTACATCGGCGTGAACAACGACGAAGCACTTCGCTACCAGCAGCGCGGCCTCCAATACGCCCTGCAAACGGGCGATACGGCCCGCATTGTGCATGCCTATGTTACGGCCTCGCTGGTTGCCAGCGCCCGGAAAGACCCAGCATCCGCCATCCGCCACGAGCTGAAGGCGATCGAACTGCTGGAACGCAGCGGTAAAGACCCGATCATGCTCTCGCGCCGCTACATCGCAGCTGGGATGGCCTCCATGAAAACGGACTCCTCGCAAACGGCCGCCTGGTTCCATAAAGCGCAGCTGCTGGCGGCGGCACGGAACGACAAATACAACCTCCGCGACCTCTACTACCAACGCGCGCTTTTTTACCGCGACCGCCAGGATTACGAACGCGCCTATCAAAACTACAATCTCCACATCGCCTACCGCGACAGCATCATCAAAGACCGTACGGCGTCGGACATCGCGGAGCTGGAAACCAAATACGAAACCGAGAAAAAAGACCACCTCATCGCGCAGCTACATGCCGAACGGAAAATCAAGGCATTGCAGTTGGAAAAACAGGCGGCGCTCCTCGCCGGTAACCGCCTCGAAGCCGAGAAAAAACAACAGGAGATCGATTTATTATCGCGCGAAAAAGCCCTGCAGCGCGAGCAGCTGGAGCGCCAGGAGCTCCTGGCGAAAAGTACCCGCCAACAATTGGAACTGGCGGAAAAAGAGCAGCAATTGCAGGAAAGGCAACTGAAAAACTCCCGTACCACGCGCAATTTTCTCCTCGCGGGACTGCTGTTGCTGTGTATTATCGGCTATTTTTCCTTCAACCGGTATCAGCTGAAAAGGAAAATCCGGGAACAGGAAACCTTGCTGGCCGTCCGCAACAACATCGCGCAGGATTTGCACGACGAGATCGGGTCTACGCTGACCAGCATCCGCATTCTGTCTGAAGTATCCGGTAAAAGCATCGAGAAAGACAAAGGGAAAACCCTGAATTATATCCATTCCATTTCCGAGCAGTCCAACGCCGCGCAGCAGGGCATCAGCGACATCGTATGGGCCATCAAGCCGGAAAACGACAAACTGGAAAACATGGTGGCGCGTATGCGGGAATACGCGGCGCAAACGCTGGAAAGCAAGCAAGTGCGGACGGATATCCATATCAACGAGCAGCTGTTGGGAACGGGGCTCAACATGCAGCAGCGCCGCGATTTCTTCCTCATTTACAAGGAAGCGGTGAACAACATCGCCAAATACGCCGGCGCTTCGGTGGTGACGGTAGACATCCGGACGGAGGGCCGAAGCCTCGTGCTACGGATCGCCGACAACGGGGCGGGGTTCGACACGACGGCACACAAATCCACCAGCGGGCTGCAGAATATGCAATCGCGCGCCAGGGCGCTGCACGGCACGCTCGGGATCGATTCTGCACCGGGAAGCGGCACTACCATCCTGCTCAAAATACCCATTACATGA
- a CDS encoding glycoside hydrolase family 43 protein codes for MSPLKTIASAILLMAAIPARSQDTQIFLADPTIFVHRGTYYLYGTGSSEGFLYYTSKDLKTWAQTADSTEQLALKRGEAFGNKGFWAPQVFRRGGSCYMAYTADEQIAIARASAPAGPFRQDAPLRLSGSGKQIDPFIFFDESGKVYLYHVKLQQGNRIFVTEMKPDLSDVIPGTEKECVAAVAGWENTAGAEWPVAEGPTVIRHKNLYYLIYSANDFRNKDYAVGYATAPSPTGPWKKYEGNPVISRQMVQQNGTGHGDVLIDKKGNMHYVLHIHHSADKVSPRATAIIGLRFRPGKNGEDVLEADVKSFRTLTIKP; via the coding sequence ATGTCACCCTTGAAAACCATCGCCTCCGCTATTTTGCTCATGGCCGCCATCCCCGCCCGATCCCAGGACACCCAGATTTTCCTCGCAGACCCGACGATTTTCGTGCACAGGGGAACGTATTATTTGTACGGGACCGGCAGCAGTGAGGGTTTTCTTTATTATACGTCTAAGGATCTGAAAACCTGGGCGCAAACGGCAGACAGCACGGAACAACTGGCCCTGAAACGCGGAGAAGCCTTCGGGAATAAGGGATTCTGGGCGCCGCAGGTGTTCCGGCGGGGCGGCAGCTGCTATATGGCCTACACGGCGGACGAGCAGATCGCTATCGCGCGGGCATCCGCTCCTGCAGGGCCTTTCCGCCAGGATGCGCCTTTACGGCTCAGTGGATCCGGCAAGCAGATCGATCCGTTCATTTTTTTCGACGAAAGCGGGAAGGTGTACCTCTACCATGTGAAGCTCCAGCAAGGCAACCGGATATTCGTGACGGAAATGAAACCCGATCTGTCGGACGTGATCCCAGGCACGGAAAAGGAATGCGTGGCCGCCGTCGCGGGATGGGAGAACACCGCGGGTGCGGAATGGCCGGTGGCGGAAGGGCCTACGGTCATCCGGCATAAAAATCTGTACTATCTTATTTATTCCGCCAACGATTTCCGCAATAAGGACTACGCGGTGGGCTACGCAACGGCCCCCTCGCCCACGGGCCCCTGGAAAAAATATGAAGGCAATCCTGTCATCAGCCGGCAAATGGTACAGCAAAACGGTACGGGCCATGGCGATGTGTTGATCGATAAAAAAGGTAACATGCATTACGTACTGCATATCCATCATTCGGCCGACAAGGTATCTCCCCGCGCCACGGCGATTATCGGCCTGCGGTTCCGCCCCGGGAAAAACGGGGAAGACGTGCTGGAAGCGGACGTAAAATCATTCAGGACGCTGACAATCAAACCCTGA
- the queG gene encoding tRNA epoxyqueuosine(34) reductase QueG produces the protein MQILEKNTVFIKQLSRELGFDHCGIAKAEQLSDDAFRLEQWLNRGMHGGMQYMENYFDKRIDPRLLVDGAQSVITLLLNYYPEQRQRPDAPQVAKYAYGADYHDIIREKLNTLLARMREQWGDVQGRGFVDSAPVLERAWAQRSGLGWIGKNGNLIHKQAGSFFFIATLIVDVPLVYDSAAGDYCGSCTRCLDACPTGALVSPTVVDGSRCISYYTIELKDALIPGSLQGQFDNWMFGCDICQDVCPWNRFAKATSETAFTPIPEILNFTNSQWEELTEEEFRRIFRKSPLKRSKFAGIRRNLRFLEPPSLP, from the coding sequence ATGCAGATTTTGGAGAAAAATACCGTGTTCATCAAGCAGCTGTCCAGGGAGCTGGGGTTCGATCATTGCGGCATCGCGAAGGCGGAGCAGTTGAGCGACGATGCTTTCCGGCTGGAGCAGTGGCTGAACCGCGGCATGCACGGCGGGATGCAGTATATGGAGAATTATTTCGACAAGCGCATCGATCCGCGGTTGCTGGTAGACGGGGCGCAGTCGGTCATTACCCTGCTGCTGAATTATTACCCTGAGCAGCGCCAGCGGCCGGATGCGCCGCAGGTGGCCAAATACGCATATGGGGCGGATTATCATGACATTATCCGTGAAAAGCTCAACACCCTGCTGGCCCGGATGCGGGAGCAGTGGGGAGATGTGCAGGGCCGCGGGTTCGTGGACTCCGCGCCGGTGCTCGAGCGTGCCTGGGCGCAGCGCAGCGGGCTGGGATGGATCGGCAAGAACGGGAACCTCATCCACAAACAGGCCGGTTCCTTTTTCTTCATTGCCACGCTGATCGTGGACGTGCCGCTGGTGTACGACAGCGCGGCCGGCGATTACTGCGGCAGTTGCACCCGGTGCCTGGACGCCTGTCCTACCGGTGCCCTCGTTTCCCCGACGGTGGTGGACGGTAGCCGGTGCATTTCCTATTATACCATCGAGTTGAAAGACGCCCTCATTCCCGGGAGCCTCCAGGGCCAGTTCGACAACTGGATGTTCGGTTGTGACATCTGCCAGGACGTTTGCCCCTGGAACCGTTTCGCCAAAGCGACTTCCGAAACGGCCTTCACGCCCATCCCCGAAATCCTGAATTTTACCAATTCGCAATGGGAAGAACTGACGGAGGAAGAGTTCCGGCGCATCTTCCGGAAAAGCCCCCTCAAAAGAAGCAAATTCGCCGGCATCCGCAGGAACCTCCGGTTCCTGGAGCCTCCTTCCCTCCCCTGA
- a CDS encoding DUF3857 domain-containing protein, with protein sequence MQLKTVALTPLFLVWAMMLAAQDKTPVKYGKVSPEDFKTRYDIDTGAAAVVLADVGSSEFESGRDWFIQMYKQHRRIHILRKSAYEKANISIELYVQGAAEETVSNLKACSYNLENGKVVETKLESKAVFTEKVDRNIVRKKFTLPAVKEGTIIEYSFTINSEFPTYLRPWAFQDVEMPILWSEYEVSLPEYYEYLFLSQGYNSYHIKSSKDSRKTFSFNMEGASSASPSRHVSVTPGITTHRWVMKDVPPLKEESFVTTLKNHISYIEFQLSAIRFPESPVRNIMSTWPKFMEEMGKDEDYAGELLRSNNYLSDEVKRLTAGVSTAKEKAAKIFGFVRDNYTCTDYSAIWKSQTLKTTFNKKNGNVTDINILLTALLREAGLDASPVLLSTRSHGKIYAMYPIRSKLNYTVVSVNADGEEFFLDATRPFLGFGKLHASCYNGPARKVNASADPLSFEADSLSERSVTGVFISPDDKGRLSGHFQRQYSFFESYDARSQIREKGQDVFFKDLAKGFVADIELSNGKLQELENFSSQLLVDYDFKLGEMDESGMVYLHPMFSESIRSNPFKSENRKYPIEMPAVTDYSYSLTLTLPDDCTFEEIPKSAIVKFNDGEGIFQYLVQQNGNQLMMRSRLKFNRAWYEAEEYQPLREFFDVVVKKHAEQVVIKKKKHDPELPLTDIITDRRRGAPRRRSPLSRQRHPARIAEKRVCRAARRTGVR encoded by the coding sequence ATGCAACTCAAAACTGTCGCCTTAACGCCCCTTTTCCTGGTTTGGGCCATGATGCTGGCCGCGCAGGACAAAACGCCCGTGAAGTATGGAAAAGTCAGCCCGGAAGATTTCAAAACCCGCTATGACATCGATACCGGCGCCGCAGCCGTAGTGCTGGCGGACGTGGGGTCGTCAGAATTCGAATCGGGGCGCGACTGGTTCATCCAGATGTACAAACAGCACCGCCGCATCCACATCCTCCGCAAAAGCGCCTACGAAAAGGCCAATATCAGCATCGAGCTGTATGTGCAGGGCGCGGCCGAAGAGACCGTTTCCAACCTCAAAGCTTGTTCCTACAACCTGGAAAACGGCAAGGTCGTGGAAACGAAGCTGGAAAGCAAAGCCGTTTTCACGGAAAAGGTAGACCGCAATATCGTTCGTAAGAAATTCACGCTGCCCGCCGTAAAGGAAGGCACCATCATCGAATATTCCTTCACCATCAACTCCGAATTCCCCACCTACCTGCGGCCCTGGGCTTTCCAGGACGTCGAAATGCCCATACTGTGGAGCGAATACGAAGTATCCCTGCCGGAATATTACGAATACCTCTTCCTCAGCCAGGGGTACAACAGTTACCACATCAAAAGCTCGAAAGATTCCCGTAAAACATTCAGTTTCAATATGGAAGGAGCGTCTTCGGCGTCTCCGTCCCGCCATGTGTCCGTAACGCCCGGCATCACCACCCATCGCTGGGTCATGAAAGACGTGCCGCCGCTCAAAGAGGAAAGTTTCGTGACCACCCTTAAAAACCACATCAGCTATATCGAATTCCAGCTGTCTGCCATCCGATTCCCCGAATCGCCCGTGCGCAACATCATGAGCACCTGGCCGAAGTTCATGGAAGAAATGGGGAAGGATGAAGATTACGCAGGGGAATTGCTCCGCTCGAACAATTATTTGTCGGACGAGGTAAAGCGCCTCACTGCCGGGGTTTCCACCGCAAAGGAAAAAGCGGCGAAAATCTTCGGTTTCGTGCGGGATAATTACACCTGTACCGATTACTCCGCCATCTGGAAGAGCCAAACGCTCAAAACGACTTTCAACAAAAAGAACGGCAACGTCACCGATATCAATATCCTGCTCACGGCGCTGCTGCGCGAAGCGGGGCTGGATGCGTCGCCCGTTTTGCTGAGCACGCGCAGTCACGGTAAAATATATGCCATGTACCCCATCCGCTCCAAGCTCAATTACACGGTAGTGAGCGTGAATGCGGACGGGGAGGAGTTTTTCCTGGACGCCACCCGCCCGTTCCTGGGCTTCGGCAAACTGCACGCGTCTTGCTATAACGGTCCCGCCCGAAAAGTGAACGCCTCGGCAGACCCGCTTTCCTTCGAGGCGGATTCGCTGTCGGAGCGCAGCGTGACGGGTGTTTTCATTTCGCCCGACGACAAAGGCCGGCTTTCCGGTCACTTCCAGCGGCAGTACAGCTTTTTCGAATCGTACGACGCGCGCTCCCAAATCCGGGAAAAGGGGCAGGACGTGTTCTTTAAAGACCTGGCGAAAGGGTTCGTGGCAGACATCGAGCTGAGCAACGGGAAGCTGCAGGAACTGGAGAATTTCAGCAGTCAGCTGCTGGTGGATTACGACTTCAAGCTGGGGGAAATGGACGAAAGCGGGATGGTGTACCTCCATCCCATGTTCTCCGAATCCATCCGCAGCAACCCTTTCAAATCGGAAAACCGCAAATACCCGATCGAAATGCCTGCGGTGACGGATTATAGCTATAGCCTGACGCTCACGCTGCCCGATGACTGTACTTTCGAAGAAATCCCGAAATCCGCCATCGTGAAATTCAACGACGGGGAAGGCATTTTCCAGTACCTGGTGCAGCAAAACGGCAACCAGCTGATGATGCGCTCACGCCTCAAGTTTAACCGTGCATGGTACGAAGCGGAAGAATACCAGCCGCTCCGCGAATTCTTCGACGTAGTCGTGAAAAAGCATGCGGAACAAGTTGTCATCAAGAAGAAAAAGCATGATCCGGAATTACCTCTTACTGATATTATTACTGACCGCCGGCGGGGCGCTCCGCGCCGCCGATCCCCGCTATCCCGTCAGCGCCATCCCGCCCGCATTGCTGAAAAACGCGTATGCCGTGCAGCGAGAAGAACTGGTGTCCGTTAA
- a CDS encoding DUF3857 domain-containing protein produces the protein MLNENGDRFAGFNEDYDKYREIKDVSGVLYDAQGNQLRKLKQGDVRDLSAVSEMSLMEDSRVKSHNFYHKVYPYTVAYEVEFRHRHTAFIPRWVPQGANYYSVEQSKLEVTAPEGYDLRYRQFRYEGKPAERMEKGAKVLTWEVKNVPALQPEPFTGPLRDRCTMVYLAPSKFSFAEYDGDMSSWENFGKFIATLNQGRDVLPANIKSTVAAITANAKTDAEKIRLLYEYMQQNTRYISIQLGIGGWQPFDANYVATKGYGDCKALSNYMKALLAEAGIRSHYTLVHAGREETDFMEDFTVSQFNHIILCVPGAKDTTWLECTSQTAPAGYLGGFTNNRPVLLITEQGGKLVRTPAYPAEQNLQVRNIVAEADGTGTLKLTCETRYTGLQQDYYHQIVNYDSKEKQLEQLKDRLKLPSFDIGQLKYTEHADARPVPEMEETMELKVPNYASVTGKRLFILPNILTRGASKLSSDSTRSSDIYFYDPYVDADSVLITVPEGYTPEAMFPEVKLSTVFGNYYARVTVNGNRITYVRRVEMKSGRFPAKDYPKLEEFLNQIYKSDRSKVVLVKKEA, from the coding sequence GTGCTGAACGAAAACGGCGACCGGTTCGCGGGGTTCAACGAAGACTACGATAAATACCGCGAGATAAAAGACGTGAGTGGCGTTTTGTACGACGCCCAGGGCAATCAGCTCCGCAAGCTCAAGCAGGGCGATGTGCGCGATCTGAGCGCCGTGAGCGAAATGAGCCTTATGGAAGACAGTCGCGTCAAATCCCACAACTTCTATCATAAAGTCTATCCCTATACGGTAGCTTACGAAGTGGAATTCCGCCACCGCCACACGGCGTTCATCCCGCGGTGGGTGCCGCAGGGCGCCAACTATTATTCGGTAGAACAAAGCAAGCTGGAAGTGACCGCGCCCGAAGGGTACGATCTGCGCTACCGGCAATTCCGGTACGAAGGGAAGCCCGCGGAACGCATGGAAAAAGGCGCGAAAGTGCTCACCTGGGAAGTAAAGAACGTGCCCGCCCTGCAACCGGAGCCGTTTACCGGCCCCCTGCGCGACCGCTGCACCATGGTGTACCTCGCGCCCAGCAAATTCTCGTTCGCCGAATACGACGGCGATATGAGCTCCTGGGAAAACTTCGGCAAGTTCATCGCCACGCTCAACCAGGGGCGCGATGTGCTGCCGGCGAACATCAAGTCCACCGTAGCGGCCATCACCGCCAACGCCAAAACCGACGCGGAAAAGATCCGGTTGCTGTACGAATATATGCAGCAAAATACCCGCTACATCAGCATTCAGCTGGGCATCGGCGGCTGGCAGCCGTTCGACGCGAATTATGTGGCCACGAAAGGGTATGGCGATTGCAAAGCGCTTTCCAATTATATGAAAGCCCTGCTGGCGGAAGCCGGCATCCGCTCGCATTACACGCTCGTGCATGCGGGGCGGGAGGAAACGGATTTCATGGAAGATTTCACCGTCAGCCAGTTCAACCACATCATCCTCTGTGTGCCGGGCGCCAAAGATACCACCTGGCTGGAATGCACCAGTCAAACCGCGCCTGCCGGCTACCTGGGCGGGTTTACGAACAACCGGCCCGTTTTGTTGATTACCGAACAGGGCGGCAAACTCGTGCGCACGCCCGCTTACCCGGCAGAACAGAACCTCCAGGTCCGCAACATCGTTGCGGAGGCAGACGGTACCGGCACGCTGAAACTGACATGCGAAACCCGCTACACCGGGCTTCAACAGGATTATTACCACCAGATCGTCAACTACGACAGCAAGGAAAAGCAGTTGGAGCAACTGAAAGACAGGCTCAAACTGCCGAGTTTCGATATCGGCCAGCTGAAATATACGGAGCATGCGGATGCGCGGCCCGTTCCGGAAATGGAGGAAACCATGGAACTGAAGGTCCCCAACTACGCTTCCGTTACCGGCAAGCGGCTGTTCATTTTGCCCAATATCCTCACGCGCGGGGCCAGCAAGCTTTCCAGCGATTCTACCCGCAGCTCGGATATCTATTTTTACGATCCGTATGTAGACGCCGATTCGGTGCTCATCACGGTGCCCGAAGGCTACACGCCCGAAGCGATGTTCCCGGAAGTGAAGCTGAGCACGGTTTTCGGGAATTACTACGCGAGGGTGACGGTCAACGGTAACCGCATCACGTACGTCCGCCGCGTCGAAATGAAATCCGGGCGCTTCCCGGCAAAGGATTATCCGAAGCTGGAAGAATTCCTCAATCAAATCTACAAGTCTGACCGAAGCAAGGTCGTTCTGGTCAAAAAGGAAGCATAA
- a CDS encoding OmpA family protein — protein sequence MAFDLIETLKNLFNTEFAGKAASQLGESESGIQKALGGIIPTVLTGLLNKAGSGDAGGLMGLVRDAAGADLSKLGNIAGGLPAGLLAKGSEFLQSLFGNKSGDIAGAVASYAGIKPQSADTLMQAAAPAALGVIGKHAESTGLGTSGLLEMLNSQKDKILAAVPSGLGLAGLLGVGSLGDIGGKISSLAGSLKGAANSVDHSVEEAASGGSKWVTWLIIAIAAILLLWWLLRGCGAKEHTTVATADSLTVMEDTASHMAPAAAAPVVRESIKVTLPDGKVLDAYKGGIEDQLVQFLQNPNAAAGKDVWFDFDNLNFQTGSAQITPESQVQINNLAAILQAFPKTKIKVGGYTDATGDAKKNKQLSQDRATAVVTALSAANVKPVQLLGAEGYGSQFAKAAADAPDEERKLDRHISVSVREK from the coding sequence ATGGCGTTTGACCTCATAGAAACCCTGAAGAATTTATTCAACACGGAGTTTGCCGGAAAAGCCGCGTCTCAGCTGGGCGAAAGCGAATCCGGTATTCAGAAGGCGCTGGGAGGTATTATTCCCACGGTGCTGACGGGCCTGCTGAACAAAGCCGGTTCGGGCGATGCGGGCGGATTGATGGGGCTTGTCCGCGATGCGGCGGGCGCAGACCTTTCGAAGCTGGGCAACATCGCGGGCGGATTGCCGGCGGGATTACTGGCCAAAGGCTCCGAGTTCCTGCAATCGCTGTTCGGCAATAAATCGGGCGATATTGCGGGCGCCGTGGCATCTTATGCGGGCATCAAGCCACAGTCGGCCGATACGCTCATGCAGGCAGCCGCACCGGCGGCGCTGGGCGTAATCGGGAAGCATGCGGAATCTACCGGCCTGGGCACTTCCGGCCTGCTCGAAATGTTAAACAGCCAGAAAGATAAAATATTGGCAGCGGTACCCTCCGGCCTCGGCCTCGCGGGCCTGCTGGGCGTGGGCAGCCTGGGCGATATCGGCGGCAAGATCTCCTCGCTCGCCGGTTCCCTCAAAGGCGCCGCCAACTCCGTGGACCATTCGGTGGAAGAAGCCGCTTCCGGCGGCAGCAAATGGGTGACCTGGCTCATCATCGCCATCGCCGCCATCCTCCTGTTATGGTGGCTGCTGAGGGGATGTGGCGCCAAAGAGCATACGACCGTCGCTACGGCCGACAGTCTCACCGTCATGGAAGACACCGCTTCGCACATGGCCCCGGCCGCTGCGGCGCCCGTTGTCCGCGAATCCATCAAGGTAACGCTGCCCGACGGCAAGGTGCTTGACGCGTACAAGGGCGGTATCGAAGACCAGCTTGTACAGTTCCTGCAAAACCCGAACGCAGCCGCGGGCAAAGACGTGTGGTTCGATTTCGACAACCTGAACTTCCAGACCGGTTCCGCGCAGATCACGCCGGAAAGCCAGGTACAGATCAATAACCTCGCCGCCATCCTCCAGGCTTTCCCGAAAACGAAGATCAAGGTGGGCGGGTATACCGATGCCACGGGAGACGCGAAAAAGAACAAGCAATTATCGCAGGACCGCGCAACCGCCGTGGTGACCGCGCTTTCCGCCGCCAACGTGAAGCCCGTGCAACTGCTGGGCGCCGAAGGCTACGGCAGCCAGTTCGCCAAAGCGGCCGCCGATGCGCCGGACGAAGAGCGGAAGCTAGACCGCCATATATCCGTGAGCGTTAGGGAAAAATAA